One part of the Lotus japonicus ecotype B-129 chromosome 2, LjGifu_v1.2 genome encodes these proteins:
- the LOC130735932 gene encoding uncharacterized protein LOC130735932 — MAEEGPRERTLRELAAPDFTYESLCIQYPEDVPCVLKTGLIHLLPKFGGLAGEDPHMHIKEFRTVISTMKPPEVDKDHICLKAFPHSLQGTAKTWLYNLPPSSIASWDDLKRKFLEKFFPASRTTSIRKDISGIRQLHGETLHEYWERFKTLCVSCPHHQISEQLLVQYFYVGLLNMERHLIDAACGGALNDMTPTEARQLFEKMAANSQQFHTRSNDAVKTVNEIGTDPRMDKLEKRMETIASLVTQLAMNQNKPSQQAKVCGICTKDHNTDVCPSLQEPTNENPEAYAANIFNNRPQQNCDLSSNRYNPGWRNHPNLRWQSKESSLEDMLKQMTAQNMQFQQDTRSSIQNLTTQIGQMATSINQLQSQNSDKLPSQTVVNPRNVSAITLRSGKQIDADHGPEPEPEPEKETETTATRTFQVQPPSIPLPFPPKAMPSKKKEEVDKGILEIFKKVEVNIPLLDALKQIPRYAKFLKELCTQKRKLKGNERVRMGRNVSAIIGKAGKPTPVSDVPEKCEDPGTFSVPCVIGDTKFENAMLDLGASINVMPMSIFKSLSLGPLKPTGVVIQLANRSTAHPAGWVEDVLVRVGELVFPADFYVLEMEKGSSRNTVPIILGRPFLKTARTKIDVYAGTLTMEFGDIVVRINIFDAMKHPPEDYSVFHIDLLDELLDDMLDEHESDFLHESDFLHDSDFPSLTGSYTCHTCTATEMCDSCIDQFLDTVVVDSDVKKSDCTNPVVEVQAAETVSASLAPSVLQAHVLELKPLPDNLKYAYLEDDKKLPVIVSSLLRENQEEKLLQVLKKHKKAIGWTLADIPGISPSMCMHRILLEEGAKPVRQPQRRLNPVILDVVKKEITKLLQAGIIYPISESSWVSPVQVVPKKTGLTVVKNERNELIPTRVQNSWRLNQATRKDHFHLPFKDPSLVDVTMENVSLVVSTLRPP, encoded by the exons ATGGCTGAAGAAGGACCGCGAGAAAGAACATTAAGGGAGCTGGCTGCACCTGATTTCACCTACGAAAGCTTGTGTATCCAGTATCCTGAGGATGTACCATGTGTACTCAAAACTGGACTAATCCATTTATTGCCTAAGTTTGGTGGTCTTGCAGGTGAAGATCCTCATATGCATATCAAGGAGTTTCGTACTGTCATATCCACCATGAAGCCTCCTGAAGTTGACAAAGATCATATCTGTTTGAAGGCTTTTCCTCATTCCCTTCAGGGAACTGCAAAGACTTGGTTGTATAACCTGCCTCCTTCATCCATTGCAAGCTGGGACGACCTGAAAAGAAAGTTTCTTGAGAAGTTCTTCCCTGCCTCTAggacaacttcaatcagaaaagACATCTCAGGAATCAGGCAGCTACATGGAGAGACTCTACATGAATACTGGGAAAGATTCAAGACACTATGTGTGAGCTGCCCCCATCACCAGATTTCCGAGCAGCTCCTAGTTCAGTATTTCTATGTGGGTTTGCTCAACATGGAAAGACATCTCATTGATGCTGCTTGTGGAGGTGCATTGAATGACATGACTCCTACTGAAGCCAGGCAGTTGTTTGAGAAGATGGCTGCTAATTCTCAGCAGTTTCACACAAGGAGTAATGATGCTGTTAAAACTGTTAATGAGATTGGGACAGATCCAAGGATGGACAAGCTTGAGAAGAGGATGGAAACCATTGCCAGCTTGGTTACTCAATTGGCCATGAACCAGAATAAACCTTCACAACAGGCAAAGGTTTGTGGCATTTGCACTAAAGACCATAATACTGATGTTTGTCCTTCTCTGCAGGAACCTACAAATGAGAATCCTGAAGCATATGCTGCCAACATTTTCAATAATCGACCTCAGCAAAATTGTGATCTGTCATCTAACAGATATAACCCTGGCTGGAGAAATCATCCAAATCTTAGATG GCAATCTAAAGAATCTTCATTGGAGGATATGTTGAAGCAGATGACAGCCCAAAACATGCAGTTCCAACAAGACACCAGATCCTCTATTCAGAATCTGACCACCCAGATAGGACAGATGGCTACTTCAATAAACCAGCTCCAGTCCCAGAATTCTGATAAGCTGCCCTCTCAGACGGTTGTCAATCCAAGAAATGTGAGTGCCATCACCTTACGGTCGGGGAAGCAAATTGATGCAGATCATGGACCAGAGCCAGAACCTGAACCTGAAAAGGAGACAGAGACCACTGCCACAAGAACCTTCCAAGTACAACCACCTTCCATTCCTCTTCCATTCCCTCCGAAAGCTATGCCAagcaagaagaaggaagaggtaGATAAGGGAATCTTGGAGATATTCAAGAAAGTGGAGGTGAACATACCTCTACTTGATGCACTCAAGCAAATTCCAAGATATGCAAAGTTTCTGAAAGAATTATGCACTCAGAAAAGGAAGCTGAAAGGAAATGAAAGAGTTCGCATGGGGAGAAACGTTTCTGCAATCATAGGTAAAGCTGGTAAACCTACTCCTGTTTCTGATGTTCCTGAAAAGTGTGAGGATCCAGGTACGTTTTCTGTTCCTTGTGTCATAGGTGATACTAAATTTGAAAATGCCATGCTAGATCTAGGAGCTTCAATTAATGTGATGCCTATGTCTATTTTTAAATCACTTTCACTTGGACCTTTGAAACCTACGGGTGTTGTCATCCAATTAGCAAATAGGAGCACGGCACACCCTGCTGGATGGGTAGAGGATGTTTTGGTTAGGGTTGGTGAACTTGTTTTCCCTGCTGATTTTTATGTGCTTGAAATGGAAAAAGGATCTTCCCGTAATACAGTTCCTATCATTTTGGGGAGACCATTTTTAAAGACAGCCCGAACCAAGATAGATGTTTATGCTGGTACACTGACTATGGAATTCGGTGATATTGTGGTTAGGATAAACATTTTTGATGCTATGAAACATCCACCTGAAGATTATTCTGTGTTTCAtattgatttgcttgatgaactgcttgatgatatgcttgatgaacatGAATCTGATTTCCTACATGAATCTGATTTTCTACATGATTCTGATTTTCCTTCACTAACTGGGTCATACACTTGTCATACATGTACTGCTACTGAAATGTGTGATTCTTGCATTGATCAATTTTTGGACACTGTTGTTGTTGACTCAGATGTTAAGAAATCTGATTGCACTAACCCAGTTGTTGAAGTGCAGGCTGCAGAAACTGTATCTGCTAGTTTGGCTCCATCTGTTTTGCAGGCACACGTATTGGAGCTTAAGCCCTTACCAGATAACCTCAAGTACGCTTACTTGGAGGATGATAAGAAGCTCCCTGTCATTGTTTCCTCTCTCCTTCGTGAAAATCAAGAGGAAAAGTTGCTGCAAGTACTAAAGAAGCACAAGAAAGCTATTGGTTGGACCTTAGCTGACATTCCTGGGATTAGTCCATCCATGTGCATGCATAGAATACTCTTGGAAGAAGGAGCGAAGCCAGTAAGACAACCACAAAGGAGACTCAACCCAGTGATACTTGATGttgtgaagaaggagatcacTAAGCTGCTACAAGCTGGAATTATATATCCGATCTCTGAAAGCTCTTGGGTGAGCCCAGTTCAAGTGGTCCCTAAGAAGACAGGACTTACTGTAGTGAAGAATGAGAGAAACGAGCTTATCCCTACTCGAGTGCAAAACAGTTGGAGGCTCAATCAAGCAactagaaaggatcactttcaTTTGCCCTTCAAGGATCCTTCTCTTGTGGATGTTACCATGGAAAATGTTTCCTTGGTTGTTTCCACCCTCCGCCCGCCATGA